The region TACAGGCTTCGGCCCTCGTACAGGCGAGCCGATCCACCATCCTGCGATGCGCTAAAGTGACTTCGGAGACACTTGAAGGCAGATTACTTCGTTGTCGTTGCGGATAAACAGTCGACCTTGATCGACCGCCGGCGCACTCCAGACAACGCGGCGTCCGAAAGCGACCGACGTTGGTTCGATCACATTCGTTCGATCAATTTCTTCGTATCCCTCGGTGGTCAATCGGGCGATGACAAGGTCGCCAAGCTCGGTGAACATCAAATAGCGATCGTCCCCCTTCGGTGCGAGGATGAACGCGGTGGCGGAACGAAGCGGGCGCTCGGCGATCGGCTGGCCGGTTTGCCACTGACGATCACCTGACGGCAATTCGACTCCCATTAAGGCGCCATTCTGATCGAACCCATACAACATTTTGCCGTCCACGATGGGTTGAACGTTGACCGGTGACAATGCGTGCTTATTGATGTCTTGCCAAACCACCGTCGCGGCGGGCTTGCGATCATCCAGTTCCAATAGCAAGTTCTTGTTGGAATAGCCGGCAACGTAGAGATACGTTTTGCCGTCGATTTGTGCGGTCACTGGCGACATGATGATCGAGCCATTGGTCGCTTGGTAAGGTGTCGACCAATACGGTTTGCCTGATTCAGGATCCAAGCTGCTGACCGCGTCTGGGTTGGCAATGATCAATTGGCGAACGCCACCGGCCTGGATGATCGTTGGCGGCACGTAACCTTGCTCGGATGCGGTCCCTTGGCGCCAAAGTTCCTCACCGGTGCGTTTGTTGAATGCGACCAAATGCGACCCCGTTCCGCCGACGACACAAATTAGCTTTTCACCATCGATCAACGGGTGGCTGGCGTAGCCCCAAAGCGCCGGTTTGGTCGAATACTCACGAGGCAGGTTTTTGCTCCATTTGATCTCACCGTCGCTCGCTTGAAAACAAATCAGTTCGCCCTCGGCACCAAGCGTGTACACACGATCGCCATCGACAATTGGGGTGCAGCGTGGTCCGGCTGGATAG is a window of Roseiconus lacunae DNA encoding:
- a CDS encoding outer membrane protein assembly factor BamB family protein, with protein sequence MRLFAGCQFMSLALLTVLSSTGFAEWPGWMGVGRDNRPTDLTLPSDFQAVPPAVLWKAPAAGGYAGPAVQGGNVYLADYQTSADSTVPNFERKKITGRERVRCLDAQSGEEKWSHAYPVSYSISYPAGPRCTPIVDGDRVYTLGAEGELICFQASDGEIKWSKNLPREYSTKPALWGYASHPLIDGEKLICVVGGTGSHLVAFNKRTGEELWRQGTASEQGYVPPTIIQAGGVRQLIIANPDAVSSLDPESGKPYWSTPYQATNGSIIMSPVTAQIDGKTYLYVAGYSNKNLLLELDDRKPAATVVWQDINKHALSPVNVQPIVDGKMLYGFDQNGALMGVELPSGDRQWQTGQPIAERPLRSATAFILAPKGDDRYLMFTELGDLVIARLTTEGYEEIDRTNVIEPTSVAFGRRVVWSAPAVDQGRLFIRNDNEVICLQVSPKSL